One SAR86 cluster bacterium genomic window carries:
- a CDS encoding class I SAM-dependent methyltransferase — MVDIKEIVCREKSFISEAEYYSNKYQIPVNSISSENCYIDLSLENFLVFKQKRISNLFHKDPFLRRVKNYQRENMLKKAISYQAGKPKSILDATAGLGRDGFICALLGQEVTMVEENKGMCILIESALKRLPNRSYFNDAKNRINVINADSSKIKLNTEDYDTIYLDPMFSTHSKSMSNKELTFLKTYIDQEQDLVNAFLKKRYKRLVVKREKSFKSESTKKENIIYKGKSINFHVFI, encoded by the coding sequence GTGGTTGATATAAAGGAGATTGTTTGTAGAGAAAAATCTTTTATTAGCGAAGCAGAATACTATTCAAATAAGTATCAAATTCCTGTTAATTCGATTTCATCGGAAAATTGCTATATTGACTTAAGTTTAGAAAATTTTTTAGTTTTTAAGCAAAAGAGAATTTCAAACCTATTTCATAAAGATCCTTTTCTCAGAAGGGTTAAGAATTATCAAAGGGAAAATATGCTCAAAAAAGCGATTTCTTATCAGGCTGGCAAACCAAAAAGTATTCTAGATGCTACAGCAGGTCTTGGGCGAGATGGTTTTATTTGTGCTTTACTTGGCCAAGAAGTCACTATGGTTGAGGAAAATAAAGGAATGTGTATTCTCATTGAAAGTGCTTTGAAAAGATTGCCTAATAGATCATATTTTAATGATGCGAAAAATAGGATAAATGTCATTAATGCTGATTCATCAAAGATAAAACTGAACACTGAAGATTATGACACTATTTACTTAGACCCTATGTTTTCAACTCATAGCAAAAGCATGAGCAATAAGGAATTAACTTTTTTGAAAACATATATTGATCAAGAGCAAGATTTGGTGAATGCCTTTTTAAAAAAAAGATATAAAAGACTAGTCGTAAAAAGAGAAAAGAGCTTTAAATCTGAATCAACTAAAAAAGAAAATATAATTTATAAGGGGAAAAGTATAAATTTTCATGTATTTATTTAA
- the recO gene encoding DNA repair protein RecO has translation MRFETDAFIIHTRPYKETSLIVSFFTKEYGNVSAIAKGAKGKKSKFSGNLEPFRLMNIGFGGKSNLKSLFFSDSLETYDDFKVKKNLYSAFYINELIYSLLPPNERELIIFNQYHSSIKKLKKNDNTEEILREFEYLFLKEIGYQIDFENEYSSGDAIESNSFYEFAPQSGFKRAEKGFLGKDLQEIARKEYNPINLKTFKAINRKSFEYYFEELNIKSRGFFK, from the coding sequence ATGAGGTTTGAAACTGATGCATTTATTATTCATACACGTCCGTATAAAGAGACTAGTCTGATAGTTTCTTTTTTTACAAAAGAATATGGAAATGTCTCGGCAATAGCTAAAGGAGCAAAAGGAAAAAAATCAAAATTTTCTGGAAACCTTGAGCCATTTCGTTTGATGAATATTGGTTTTGGAGGAAAAAGTAATTTAAAGAGTTTATTCTTTTCCGATTCTCTTGAAACGTATGATGACTTTAAAGTAAAGAAAAATTTGTACTCTGCATTTTACATCAATGAATTAATTTATAGCCTTTTACCTCCAAATGAGAGGGAGTTAATAATATTTAATCAATATCACAGCTCTATTAAAAAACTTAAAAAAAATGATAATACAGAAGAAATTTTACGAGAGTTCGAATATTTATTTTTAAAAGAAATCGGATATCAAATTGATTTTGAAAATGAATATAGTTCTGGAGATGCAATAGAATCAAATTCTTTCTACGAATTTGCACCTCAGAGCGGTTTTAAACGTGCTGAAAAAGGTTTTTTAGGCAAAGATTTACAAGAAATAGCCAGAAAAGAATATAATCCTATTAATCTCAAAACATTCAAAGCAATAAACAGAAAGTCGTTTGAGTATTATTTTGAGGAACTTAATATTAAAAGCAGAGGTTTTTTTAAATGA
- the rpmF gene encoding 50S ribosomal protein L32, translated as MAVQKSKKTRSRIGMRRSHDSLKETSLSTDPVSGERHIRHNLSADGFYKGRLVKDLKKKVKETEEETSQ; from the coding sequence ATGGCAGTACAAAAAAGTAAAAAAACACGCAGTAGAATTGGAATGAGGCGGTCACATGATTCTCTCAAAGAAACATCTTTATCAACAGATCCTGTGTCTGGTGAAAGACACATAAGACATAACTTAAGTGCAGATGGCTTTTATAAAGGAAGATTGGTAAAAGATCTTAAAAAGAAAGTTAAAGAAACAGAAGAAGAAACTTCACAATAA
- the fabD gene encoding ACP S-malonyltransferase has protein sequence MSFSLMFPGQGSQYNGMFKEHFSEFIEFKEAIDIGENFYKENLSEIIFNNDERISDTFYTQPILLITSYACFKVWKNKGCPDPKVALGHSLGEVSAYLCSGVLSFDDALKLIRYRASFMIESKGNTKTKMSAVLGLVPDEIDKILLDKKKHFLEAVNFNSPSQTVIVGNADEIESIKAALIENGAKKIIDLSVSVPSHSSMMNMASTKLKLAMDDINFKSQNFSVINNFDAKVSLTESEVKDKLAKQISNPVQWVDSMKRLKKYSIKTHIEFGPGKVLSSLAKQNRVEGEFNSVDNLEVFLKLLEEYGS, from the coding sequence ATGAGCTTTTCATTAATGTTCCCTGGTCAGGGTTCTCAATATAATGGGATGTTTAAAGAGCATTTTTCTGAATTTATTGAATTTAAAGAAGCTATAGATATTGGAGAAAATTTTTATAAAGAAAACCTTTCGGAAATAATTTTTAATAATGATGAGAGAATATCTGATACCTTTTATACCCAACCTATATTGCTAATAACGAGCTATGCTTGTTTTAAAGTGTGGAAAAATAAAGGCTGCCCTGATCCCAAAGTTGCACTAGGACATAGTTTAGGAGAAGTTTCAGCATATCTATGTTCTGGAGTTTTAAGTTTTGACGATGCACTAAAATTAATTCGATATAGAGCATCATTCATGATTGAGAGTAAAGGCAATACAAAGACTAAAATGTCTGCTGTTTTAGGTTTAGTTCCAGATGAAATTGATAAAATTTTGTTAGATAAGAAAAAACATTTCTTAGAGGCAGTAAATTTTAATTCGCCTTCACAAACTGTAATCGTGGGAAATGCTGATGAAATCGAATCCATTAAAGCTGCATTAATTGAAAATGGAGCAAAAAAAATTATAGATCTTTCAGTTTCTGTGCCATCACACTCATCTATGATGAATATGGCAAGCACAAAATTAAAATTAGCAATGGATGATATTAATTTTAAGAGTCAAAATTTTTCTGTAATAAATAATTTTGATGCAAAAGTATCTCTCACTGAGAGTGAAGTAAAAGATAAACTTGCAAAACAGATATCTAATCCGGTTCAATGGGTAGACTCTATGAAAAGATTGAAAAAATATAGCATCAAAACACATATTGAATTTGGACCAGGAAAAGTATTGTCAAGCTTAGCAAAACAGAACAGAGTTGAAGGAGAATTTAATTCTGTAGATAATCTAGAAGTGTTTTTGAAATTAT
- the adk gene encoding adenylate kinase, whose translation MKIILLGMPGAGKGTQAELIKVNYSIPSISTGAILRDISNTNSDLGAKVQNYLQSGRLVPDEIIIEILVNRISEDDCSNGFLLDGFPRNIDQAKALEKANIDIDFVVFLNIEEQEIIKRMSGRRMHLKSGRSYHIDFNPPKNFNKDDLTGEDLIQREDDKPEVIKKRLEVYYKETFPLLDFYRKESNNFFEIDGSLPVEEVAKAIDHIFSS comes from the coding sequence ATGAAGATTATCCTTTTGGGAATGCCGGGAGCAGGCAAGGGAACACAAGCTGAACTTATTAAAGTTAATTACAGCATTCCTAGCATATCTACAGGAGCAATTTTAAGAGACATAAGCAATACTAATTCAGATCTAGGAGCAAAAGTACAAAACTACTTACAGTCTGGAAGGCTAGTTCCAGATGAAATCATAATTGAAATATTGGTCAATAGAATTAGTGAAGACGATTGTTCCAATGGATTCCTTTTAGATGGATTCCCAAGAAATATTGACCAAGCCAAAGCTCTTGAAAAAGCCAATATTGATATTGATTTTGTGGTTTTCTTAAATATTGAAGAGCAAGAAATAATTAAACGCATGTCTGGTAGAAGAATGCACTTAAAATCCGGCAGGTCTTATCACATAGACTTTAATCCACCAAAAAATTTTAATAAAGATGACCTCACAGGAGAGGATTTAATTCAAAGAGAAGATGATAAGCCAGAAGTCATAAAAAAAAGGTTAGAAGTTTACTATAAGGAAACATTTCCACTGTTAGATTTTTATAGAAAAGAATCAAACAATTTTTTTGAAATAGATGGCTCGCTTCCGGTAGAGGAGGTTGCAAAAGCTATAGATCATATATTTTCCTCGTGA
- the era gene encoding GTPase Era, whose product MKRSGYIAIIGKTNVGKSTILNSLSGKKVTITSKKPQTTRSNIFSMITINDTQMVFIDTPGLHKQNKKRLNKELSKRPKEAVENIDLVIAVVAGTKFDKTDKKAFEIIENVNSKKILVINKIDLVKNKKDLFPFTEKLNEEMQFDAIVPVSATKNNGVEILLKEIKNYLPEGDFLFPDEGFNFQSKAFEISEIIREKVIRLLGDELPYESAVIVDEIDDQKDLVKLIGSIIVAKNSQKTIVIGKKGEKIKSISTAARKELENYFGKKVYLELWCKVQKNWTDNSKILDGLGIKNRI is encoded by the coding sequence ATGAAAAGAAGTGGTTACATAGCTATTATTGGCAAAACTAACGTTGGGAAATCAACGATACTCAACTCATTATCAGGAAAAAAAGTAACGATCACTTCAAAAAAACCACAAACTACCAGGTCAAATATTTTTTCTATGATCACGATAAATGACACTCAAATGGTTTTTATTGATACTCCAGGCTTACATAAACAAAATAAAAAAAGATTGAATAAAGAATTAAGTAAAAGACCAAAGGAAGCCGTAGAAAATATAGATTTGGTGATTGCTGTTGTTGCAGGAACAAAATTTGATAAAACAGATAAAAAAGCTTTTGAAATAATAGAAAACGTAAATTCAAAAAAGATATTAGTAATTAACAAGATAGATTTGGTGAAGAATAAAAAAGATTTATTTCCTTTTACGGAAAAATTGAACGAAGAAATGCAATTTGACGCAATAGTCCCTGTTTCAGCAACAAAAAATAATGGAGTAGAAATTCTTCTTAAAGAAATAAAGAATTATTTACCTGAGGGAGATTTTTTGTTTCCAGATGAGGGTTTTAATTTTCAATCAAAAGCATTTGAAATTTCAGAAATAATTAGAGAAAAGGTTATTAGACTTCTTGGTGATGAGCTTCCCTACGAGTCAGCTGTAATAGTTGATGAGATAGATGATCAAAAAGATTTGGTGAAACTAATTGGTTCAATAATTGTGGCTAAGAATTCTCAAAAAACAATTGTCATTGGAAAAAAAGGTGAAAAAATTAAAAGTATCAGCACTGCTGCAAGAAAAGAACTAGAGAATTATTTCGGGAAGAAAGTCTATCTAGAACTTTGGTGCAAAGTCCAAAAAAATTGGACAGATAATTCAAAAATTTTGGATGGTTTAGGAATTAAAAATAGGATATGA
- a CDS encoding undecaprenyl-diphosphate phosphatase: MSELNFLQAIILSVIQAITEFIPVSSSAHLLLPSKLLGWPDQGQFFDISVHFGSLVAVILHFRDSLLSRNFYTSNFFLLLIVATIPIIALTLIFKGITDLRWSLTSIAISNILFAFLLLISTKINVKNTNKKDINQLTINGALTIGLWQTLSIISGASRSGTVITGSLFLGYRPEDAAKFSIYLSIPTLLGAMFFGIIKNDILKEDVDILMTFSSILISFIVSFFTIKWFLSFVKKVGFLPFIIYRLFLGVSILWLI; this comes from the coding sequence ATGAGTGAATTAAATTTCTTGCAAGCCATTATATTGTCTGTTATTCAAGCCATCACAGAATTTATTCCTGTTTCAAGTTCAGCACATTTATTGCTACCAAGTAAATTATTAGGCTGGCCAGATCAAGGTCAATTTTTTGATATAAGTGTTCATTTTGGGAGTCTAGTAGCAGTAATTTTACACTTCAGAGACTCATTACTCTCAAGAAACTTCTATACTTCGAATTTTTTTTTATTACTGATTGTAGCAACCATACCAATTATCGCATTAACTCTAATTTTCAAAGGAATTACAGACCTAAGGTGGTCTCTTACAAGCATTGCAATATCAAATATTTTGTTTGCATTTCTGTTATTAATTAGCACAAAAATAAATGTTAAAAATACCAACAAAAAAGATATCAACCAATTAACTATAAACGGAGCTTTAACAATTGGTCTCTGGCAAACTCTTAGTATAATTTCAGGCGCTTCTAGGTCTGGAACAGTTATTACTGGATCATTATTTTTAGGCTATAGGCCTGAAGATGCGGCAAAATTTTCTATTTATTTATCTATTCCAACACTTCTTGGAGCAATGTTTTTTGGAATTATTAAAAATGATATTTTAAAAGAAGATGTTGACATTTTAATGACATTTAGCAGCATTTTAATATCATTTATAGTATCTTTCTTTACAATAAAATGGTTTTTATCGTTTGTAAAAAAAGTAGGATTTCTTCCATTTATCATTTACAGGCTATTTTTGGGAGTTTCGATTCTGTGGTTGATATAA
- a CDS encoding DUF805 domain-containing protein, with the protein MNFGEALDSSLVKKYKTFGGRACRAEWYYFQIFSMLLAVIVASVTGIIAGTSIDPNAIRDLSQEELTDYLVDSGSFNVVIYSTVAISALLFLPSISVTVRRLQDLNITYFWALPYFITYILGFYVILNQGEENAERLNSISSLVFIVYLLVFAKKGDYKKNRFGENPLEKES; encoded by the coding sequence ATGAATTTCGGTGAAGCATTAGATTCAAGTTTGGTTAAAAAGTACAAAACTTTTGGTGGAAGAGCATGTAGGGCAGAGTGGTACTATTTTCAAATATTTTCCATGCTTCTTGCTGTTATCGTAGCCTCTGTTACTGGAATTATCGCTGGAACAAGTATTGATCCTAATGCTATACGTGATCTTTCACAGGAAGAACTGACAGATTATCTAGTGGATTCAGGATCTTTTAATGTAGTTATATACAGTACAGTAGCAATTTCAGCACTACTTTTTTTACCCTCAATTTCAGTAACTGTTAGACGTCTACAAGATTTAAACATTACTTATTTTTGGGCACTGCCTTATTTCATAACTTACATACTGGGTTTTTATGTAATTCTCAATCAAGGTGAAGAGAATGCTGAAAGGTTAAACTCAATTTCCTCATTGGTATTCATAGTTTATTTATTAGTTTTTGCAAAAAAAGGTGATTACAAAAAGAATAGATTCGGTGAGAATCCGCTTGAAAAAGAATCTTAA
- the acpS gene encoding holo-ACP synthase, translated as MILGVGTDFIEKKRVEKILKKYGDRFINKILSDSEKKNFSSIDKTKKVNFLTSAFSSKESFVKALGTGFREIYPRDISIIKNKSGKPSIQCDLIRDYKAHLSVTNDEKYTLSMVVIEK; from the coding sequence ATGATTTTAGGTGTCGGTACTGATTTTATCGAAAAAAAAAGGGTAGAAAAGATCCTTAAAAAATATGGGGATAGATTTATTAATAAGATTCTTTCAGACAGCGAGAAAAAAAATTTCTCTTCCATTGATAAAACTAAAAAAGTTAATTTTTTAACTTCAGCATTTTCATCTAAAGAATCTTTTGTAAAAGCTTTGGGAACTGGATTTAGAGAAATTTATCCAAGGGATATTTCAATTATAAAAAACAAATCAGGAAAACCATCAATCCAGTGCGATTTAATTCGTGACTATAAAGCTCATCTTTCAGTTACAAATGATGAGAAATATACACTTTCTATGGTAGTTATAGAAAAATGA